A stretch of the Triplophysa dalaica isolate WHDGS20190420 chromosome 19, ASM1584641v1, whole genome shotgun sequence genome encodes the following:
- the gsna gene encoding LOW QUALITY PROTEIN: gelsolin a (The sequence of the model RefSeq protein was modified relative to this genomic sequence to represent the inferred CDS: inserted 1 base in 1 codon): MVYHPEFERAGKEPGLQVWRIEKFDLVAVPQNLYGGFYTGDAYLXLNTIKQRSGNLQYDLHFWLGDYCTQDESGAAAIFTVQMDDYLGGKPIQYREVQGHESEAFLGYFKKGIQYMKGGVASGFKHVVTNEVIMQRVLHVKGRRVIRATEVPVSWDSFNQGDCFILDLGNEIYQWCGSESNRFEKLKATQLAKGIRDNERSGRARVYVCDEGMEREKMLQVLGEKPDLPEGASDDIQADASNRKMAKLYKVSDAGGNMAIALVAAENPFSQSALESSDCFILDHGSDGRIFVWKGKDANMEERKAAMKGADEFIKKMGYPKHTQVQILPEMGETPLFKQFFKKWTDVDQTEGLGVAHVSNSIAKIEKVPFDASTLHDSPAMAAQHGMIDDGNGEKQIWRIEGADKVPVDPSTYGQFYGGDSYIILYNYHHGGRQGHIIYIWQGKDSSQDEIGASAILGAQLDDELGGGPVQARVVQGKEPAHLMSLFGGKPMVVHKGGTSREGGQTAPAETRLFQVRSNSAGSSRAVEIDAETSNLNSNDAFVLVTPDGSFLWVGRGASDTEKHGAKQLCDILGVSPSLLNEGGENNGFWNALGGKADYRTSSRLKDKMNAHPPRLFACSNKTGNFIIEEVPGEMTQEDLATDDVMILDTWDQVFVWIGNEAHDEEKTEAMTSAAQYIQTDPANRDLRTSIVKIKQGFEPPTFTGWFLGWDHDYWTTDPLERAMAELEL; encoded by the exons ATGGTGTACCACCCCGAGTTTGAGCGAGCAGGCAAAGAGCCTGGGCTCCAGGTGTGGAGAATCGAGAAGTTTGATTTGGTTGCTGTTCCCCAGAACCTTTATGGAGGGTTCTACACAGGAGACGCCTACT ATCTCAATACCATCAAACAACGTTCAGGCAACTTACAATATGACCTCCACTTCTGGTTGG gTGATTACTGCACTCAGGATGAGAGTGGGGCAGCTGCCAttttcacagtgcagatggatGACTATCTGGGTGGAAAACCCATCCAGTACCGTGAAGTGCAAGGCCATGAGTCTGAAGCTTTCCTGGGCTACTTTAAGAAAGGAATACAGTACATG AAAGGTGGAGTTGCTTCTGGGTTCAAGCATGTGGTTACCAATGAAGTTATAATGCAGCGTGTGCTGCATGTCAAAGGTCGACGTGTCATCAGGGCAACAGAGGTACCAGTCTCCTGGGACAGCTTCAACCAGGGAGACTGCTTTATTCTGGACTTGGGCAAT gaGATCTATCAGTGGTGCGGTTCAGAGAGCAACCGCTTTGAGAAGCTAAAAGCTACTCAACTCGCGAAAGGCATTCGTGACAATGAACGCAGTGGTCGTGCTCGGGTGTACGTTTGCGATGAAGGAATGGAACGAGAGAAGATGTTGCAG GTTCTTGGAGAAAAGCCAGACCTGCCTGAAGGAGCATCTGATGACATCCAGGCTGACGCCTCCAATAGGAAGATGGCCAAACTATATAAG GTGTCGGACGCCGGTGGAAATATGGCAATTGCTCTGGTGGCCGCTGAGAACCCCTTCTCCCAGAGCGCGCTAGAATCAAGCGACTGTTTCATCCTGGACCACGGCTCGGATGGCAGGATCTTTGTTTGGAAAG GCAAAGATGCCAATATGGAGGAACGAAAGGCTGCCATGAAGGGAGCTGATGAGTTCATTAAGAAAATGGGTTACCCCAAGCATACGCAGGTGCAGATTCTTCCAGAGATGGGCGAGACTCCTCTATTCAAGcagttctttaaaaaatggacTGATGTGGACCAGACGGAGGGCTTGGGTGTGGCTCACGTCTCCAACAGCATCGCTAAGATTGAGAAGGTGCCATTTGACGCCTCCACCCTGCATGATTCTCCGGCCATGGCTGCTCAGCATGGCATGATCGATGATGGCAATGGAGAGAAACAG ATCTGGCGTATCGAAGGGGCAGACAAGGTTCCAGTAGACCCCTCTACTTATGGCCAGTTCTATGGTGGAGACAGTTACATTATCCTTTACAATTATCACCATGGAGGCAGACAAGGCCACATTATCTACATCTG GCAGGGTAAGGATTCATCACAAGATGAGATCGGGGCATCTGCCATCTTAGGGGCCCAGCTGGACGATGAGCTTGGAGGTGGACCTGTACAG GCACGGGTGGTCCAGGGTAAGGAACCAGCTCACCTGATGAGTCTGTTCGGAGGAAAGCCCATGGTGGTGCACAAGGGTGGCACCTCCAGGGAAGGTGGTCAGACGGCACCAGCCGAGACACGCCTGTTCCAAGTGCGCTCTAACTCTGCAGGGTCCTCGCGAGCTGTGGAG ATCGATGCAGAGACTTCCAATCTGAACTCCAATGACGCTTTCGTCCTGGTGACCCCAGACGGTTCTTTCTTGTGGGTGGGACGTGGAGCCAGCGATACAGAGAAACATGGGGCAAAGCAGCTGTGTGACATTCTTGGAGTTTCACCCTCATTGTTGAATGAAGGAGGAGAAAACA ACGGCTTCTGGAACGCTCTGGGAGGAAAAGCAGACTACCGCACATCATCCAGGCTGAAGGACAAGATGAATGCCCACCCGCCAAGACTGTTTGCCTGCTCTAACAAAACCGGCAACTTCATT ATTGAGGAGGTGCCTGGAGAGATGACCCAAGAAGACCTGGCTACAGATGATGTCATGATCCTTGATACCTGGGACCAG GTGTTTGTTTGGATCGGTAATGAGGCTCATGATGAGGAGAAGACTGAAGCTATGACTTCAG CTGCCCAATACATTCAGACCGACCCAGCTAACCGTGACCTGCGCACATCCATCGTGAAGATCAAACAGGGCTTTGAGCCGCCCACTTTCACAGGCTGGTTTCTGGGCTGGGACCACGATTATTGGACCACCGACCCCCTGGAAAGAGCCATGGCTGAGCTTGAGCTGTAA